A stretch of DNA from Clostridium sp. JN-9:
ATGCCGAGGAATAGCAACAGCAGAGCTTCTAGTAGATGTTGAGCTTTTGATTCACATAGTGCCTGAAGACCAGACACTTGTAAATGAAATTAGGGATGCTTTTCTTTATCCAAGGGAGTACCCATCATTAGGCAGAAGAGAAGATCTGGCAACCATATTAGAGGGACCTAAAGTAGTAGAAATAGAGAAAAAGGTTTTAGATTCTACCATAAGATTAGAAAAGGATTATGGTGCATATATACCTTTAGATATGATTGAAGACGAAAAAGTTTTGATGAAAAATTCTGTAAATGGAATTAGCATGACTGGAACAAGATATAAAATTTCTAAAAACTATAGGCTCATAAATTATGGTACTGAAAAATTACCTAAAATCTTTAGAAAGTGGGAAAAGAAAGATGTAGTTTATGGTACAAATCTTTCTGCACTAGAAGACAATGAGGTTTATGTGGACGAAGATAACAAAGTTGTATTTCTGATATAAATTTTTATGAGGCGTGTGAAATGAATGAAAACTATTTAGCAAAATCAATCCCTAAAGAGGATATACAAACTCATACAAATAATCTACTGCGTAATTATGAAAAGTTAAAAAGTTTATATCCCAATATTAAAGTTAATTGGTCATTGTTATATAATGCCTGCTTATATCATGATTTAGGAAAAATGAATTTAAAATTTCAAAGCAGGATTCATGGCAAAAAATATCCGGGTGAAATACCACATGGAGTATTAAGCCTGGCATTTATAAATTACAAAAAGCTAAGGAAAGTTTATGGATATAGCAGAAATGACATTAAAATATTATTTCATAGTATAGCTTATCATCATGACAGAGATTTTGATTTTGAAATTGAAGATGTTGAAGAAGAAATAAGAAACATGAGGGAACAGTTTAATAATTTTCATTATGATAAATTAGGCGAAGATAAATTTTTAGCTGATACTATTGAGGACTCTTATTTTGTTAAAAATGACAGGATATATGACGATGAAGATTCATTTTATAATTATATAATGGTCAAAGGGCTGTTGAACA
This window harbors:
- the cas5 gene encoding CRISPR-associated protein Cas5, with the protein product MKGIRLRLWQDMVNYKKPTSFQIKETYPLPPYSTIIGMVHNLCGYEEYKPMNISVQGKHFSKVNDLYTRYEFKNGMKYEAARHQLKVNEYGICRGIATAELLVDVELLIHIVPEDQTLVNEIRDAFLYPREYPSLGRREDLATILEGPKVVEIEKKVLDSTIRLEKDYGAYIPLDMIEDEKVLMKNSVNGISMTGTRYKISKNYRLINYGTEKLPKIFRKWEKKDVVYGTNLSALEDNEVYVDEDNKVVFLI